ACATCAAATCTCTTTGTAATATATGCTGGCTCTCCATTTTTAAAAAAGATGAGTGCATTTTCAGCAGTTTCAATTCCATATACTTGTTTTGCTATTTGCATAGTCAGGTGTTCATTAGCTGGCATTTGTTCCTGCCTTTTCCCAATGCTTGGAATAGGCTTAAGTATATACGCTCCTTTTTCACCTTCTTTGATGAGTCTTAGTTTATTTTTTTCAAGCAATACAGAAAATTTCTCTTGCACTCCAGAAATGGAAATTCGTTTTCGGTTGTCATCAAACAATTCATCTGTTTCAGGGTTTGAAGCAGGTGAATCATATGGCAATATATGATGTACTTTTTTTCCTCGGAAGACCTTTGTCAAACAAGCTCTGCTATAGGAGCTATATCCTTCTGCTAATGTTCCAGGACAATATTTTAATTCATTTAAAATCATACAATTAGTCTATTTTAATGACTCTTATAGCACCAATATTATCAGTCTTTGCTGTTGTAAGTAGTAAACCAAAGTGATCATTTGTGTCCAATCGATTTAGTTTACAAACTACTTGTTTGTTTGAACCCTCAGGTAACATATTATAAAAAAATGGAAATATGAATTCTGAATGGTACTCTTGCTGCTTCTTAGGCATTGTTAAACTAATAGCAGGTTTGCCATCATCATTTATCCATGAATGGTGATATTGGAAAGTGAATGACCCTTCATTATGTTGAGTCAGTATACCTGCTTCCTGGTTTTTATAAAGTATTTTCGCTTGTCTCATCAATCAGTTGCTTCTTAACTCTTAAACATAGCTCTAAACCTAAAGTATCAGCTAATTTCTGTATAGTTTGTAATGTGGGATTCCCTTTACCACTCTCAAACTGCTTCAATGTTCTTAATCCTACTCCAGATATTTTTGCCAAGTTTTCTTGGTTTACTTGTAGGTTCTCCCTACGTTCTTTTATGGTACTTATTAAATCTAGAAGGTGCATTTTAAAGCTCTTTTATTTGCAATAATACAAAAATATCCAATAAATTCGATTAAAAGAGCAATAAATTACACTATTTGAAGGTGTTTTGTATCTAGAACATCATATCAATACAAATAGTGCCGTATTTAGCACCAAATACATGTCGTTTTATGTAGTGTAGCCTTGGTCATCTGATCAAAATGTGAAATGTCTATTTTGATGACAGCTAGCACTAGGATTTGGCCAATTACCATTATACCTTTCAAATTCAATTCCGACAAGATTGACAAAATCAAACATCAAAAACCTGCATATAATCTGTCTGTATTGAAAATGTAGACTGGTTGCCCTTTTAAGGTGCCAAAATGCTGTAAAATGCGCTGTTTTGCGCACTCTGCATTTTTCAACTGCCTGAAAAACAATGGTATAAAATAATGACTTATCCACTGGCTTCAAAAGGTCAACGGTTCGATTCCGCTATTCTCCACTCAGAATACTAAAGGGTTATAAGTTTTACTTATAGCTCTTTTTTTAGTTTTAATACACGAATATATACGAAAGCATAGGATAAAGTTTTATTCAATCCTTAATTAAGCGAAATCTCATAACAACCAGTAATTAATTGGTTATTGTTCAATAATCCCCCATAGAACTTCATGATTTTTCGATATAGCCCTAATTTTATTGGGGCTTTTTTTAAAACATTATTCTTATCAAGAGGAGAATAGCCATCAATACTGGATTTAAAGAATTTGAATCCGCTCAAAGAAACTAGCAGGAATAGAAACCGTAAGTATCATTAGAAAGAATCAGATAGAAAAACCCAAGGCCACTGCTTTTAAAACCTTTTATTCTTTAGCCGTATAATATTTAATTATATTTGATTTTTAGAATTCGTTTGAATTAATGCGACAGAACCTGTTTGAGTCTTTATATTTGGGGCAGAAGTGATTACCTAGGTTCTTAATGTGACAGAACTATCTAAACAGACTTAATATGAAGTGAATATCGTGTGCCTTTTAATGCTCCTGTCCTTATTAGTATTTTCTTTTCCACTAAATCTTGTAAGTCTCTGGTTGCAGTAGAAGCAGATGTCTTGGCAATTTTAGTATAGTTATCAGCACTTAAACCTCCTTTAAACCCCGAATATCCTGCGTCAAACAGTCGCTTTACTACTTTTAATTGGCGTTCATTTAATTGAGGAGAGAAGTGATCGAAAAACTTTGTTTTCTCGATTAAAAACTCAATTTGTTTTAAGGTGTTTTGTTGGGCATCTAAAATAGTTTGACCAAAGTAAACCAACCATTCTGTAATGTCTAAAGTTGTATTATGTTTTGCCAGTGAAGAATAATAGCTTTTTTTGTCTTTTTCTATGGTGTATGATAGTGATATTAATGTTGGTTGTTGAATGCTTTTAGCAATTGATTTTTCAGCAATAGCTCGTCCAATTCGTCCATTTCCATCCTCAAAAGGGTGGATACTAACGAAATATAGATGTGCAATTCCAGCTTTTGTCAATGCTAGCATCTCCGATTTGTCTTTATCTTCGTGAACAGAGTTAAACCAATAAATAAATTGGTCCATTTCATAAGGCAGTTGTTTTGATGCTGGAGCTTCAAAATGAACTCTCTCTTTGCCTAAAGCACCAGAGACAATCTGCATAGAGTCTTCATGGTTTCTGTATCCTCCGATATTTATTAAATCACGCCGGCCATTAGTAATCATTTTGTGCCATTCAAATAGTTGTTCGTGTGATAAGGGTTTGTTATAATTCTTATATAAATCAACCATCATTTCAGAAATACCAAACTCAGCGGGTGGTATTTTTCTTTTTTCAGTTTTGAGGCCTAAGTTATTTTTGATTGAAGACTGGACACTTTCTCTGCTAAGAATCTCACCTTCTATTTCAGATGTTTTAAGAGCTTCCGTACTTAGTATTTCCACCAAAAGGTCATCTTTAGAATCTTTTTGAATATGTTTTAATACACCAGAAACCATACCTGTGTTTTGTAAAAACAGGTATTCTAATTTCTGTAATACCTTTTTGTCATAAGTAAAGTGAGGCCACTTATTATGTTGCCAATTCCATTTTTTATAGATCATGAGCTATAATATTATCATATATCGCTCAAATATATGTATAATATGAGCTATAAGCAAGTTTTTATAGCTCAGCCATCCTGATTCTGTCGTATTATTTACTCTAGCTTAGGACAAATTCACATTTTATATTTTGTCAATATTGACATAATTAACATCTTTTATGTTGTTCTCTCAATAGTCACACTGGAGTGCCCTTCTGGAGTGCCTTTTCCATTTTTTTATTTCCAGAAGAGGTATGTAAACCAAGCTTGTAAATATACTTGAGCCTTTGACTGTTTTTGACTAGAATTAAGGTCACTGAATTTAATTTTGTCAATATTGACTTTTTTTAGAAATTCGAGTCAGCCCAAAGAACTTTAGCAGGAATAGAAACCATAAATATCATCAGAAAGAATCAGATTGAAAACTCTAAAGCCACTGCTTTTAAAACATTTTATTCTTTAGCTATATGATATTTAATCATATTAGATTTCTAAAATTGAATGGATTAATGCAACAGAACCAGCAATGAAAATCAAATGGAACATCATTCAAGTTGTTTCAAAACATCTTTTTGATAATATTTACCAATTGGAATAAGATGACCATTGATATCAATTTGGGTTTTTGTATAAGAAGTCACCTTATTTATGGATACCAAGAATGAGCGATGTACCCTTAACATATGATGTTCAGTAAACAGTTTTTCGATTTTTGTAATGCCAAGTTTGGTTTTTACATCATGATTTTTACAAACAATCCGCACATATTCTTTTTGGCTTTCAATAAAAATGATGTCATCAATTAGAATCTTAATATTCTTCCTGTTTTCTTTTACATAGATATACTGATCATTGGAAATGATGCTCT
The genomic region above belongs to Lentimicrobium sp. L6 and contains:
- a CDS encoding HipA N-terminal domain-containing protein — encoded protein: MRQAKILYKNQEAGILTQHNEGSFTFQYHHSWINDDGKPAISLTMPKKQQEYHSEFIFPFFYNMLPEGSNKQVVCKLNRLDTNDHFGLLLTTAKTDNIGAIRVIKID
- a CDS encoding helix-turn-helix domain-containing protein → MHLLDLISTIKERRENLQVNQENLAKISGVGLRTLKQFESGKGNPTLQTIQKLADTLGLELCLRVKKQLIDETSENTL
- a CDS encoding Fic family protein; protein product: MIYKKWNWQHNKWPHFTYDKKVLQKLEYLFLQNTGMVSGVLKHIQKDSKDDLLVEILSTEALKTSEIEGEILSRESVQSSIKNNLGLKTEKRKIPPAEFGISEMMVDLYKNYNKPLSHEQLFEWHKMITNGRRDLINIGGYRNHEDSMQIVSGALGKERVHFEAPASKQLPYEMDQFIYWFNSVHEDKDKSEMLALTKAGIAHLYFVSIHPFEDGNGRIGRAIAEKSIAKSIQQPTLISLSYTIEKDKKSYYSSLAKHNTTLDITEWLVYFGQTILDAQQNTLKQIEFLIEKTKFFDHFSPQLNERQLKVVKRLFDAGYSGFKGGLSADNYTKIAKTSASTATRDLQDLVEKKILIRTGALKGTRYSLHIKSV